A part of Legionella sainthelensi genomic DNA contains:
- the rfbA gene encoding glucose-1-phosphate thymidylyltransferase RfbA, which translates to MKGIVLAGGSGTRLYPITQGISKQLLPIYDKPMVYYPLSVLMLAGIREILVITTPEDYPAYQRLLGNGEQFGIQLHYALQPNPDGLAQAFIIGQEFIGQDNVCLVLGDNIFYGHGFTRQLREAAARQTGATVFGYPVKDPERFGVVEFDAQMRAISIEEKPKNPKSHYAVTGLYFYDNQVVNIAKQVRPSYRGELEISCINQFYLECGNLQVELLGRGFAWLDTGTHESLLEASSFVQTIEHRQGLKIACLEEIAYKNSWISKDMLEEIGKKLSKNSYGTYLLQLVDQNDKKPIKFDVEQLVV; encoded by the coding sequence ATGAAAGGAATTGTGCTCGCAGGAGGCTCCGGAACACGTCTTTATCCTATCACCCAAGGCATTTCAAAACAGCTGCTCCCTATTTATGATAAACCTATGGTTTATTATCCTCTGTCAGTCTTAATGCTAGCAGGAATTCGTGAAATTCTGGTAATTACTACTCCAGAAGATTATCCAGCATATCAACGACTTTTAGGAAACGGAGAACAGTTTGGCATACAGTTACACTATGCCTTACAGCCCAATCCAGATGGTTTGGCTCAAGCCTTTATTATTGGCCAAGAGTTTATAGGCCAAGATAATGTATGTTTGGTACTTGGTGATAATATATTCTATGGCCATGGCTTTACCAGACAGTTGCGAGAGGCTGCTGCCCGCCAAACAGGCGCCACCGTCTTTGGCTATCCGGTAAAAGATCCTGAGCGTTTTGGTGTCGTGGAGTTTGATGCTCAAATGAGAGCCATCTCTATTGAGGAAAAACCTAAAAATCCAAAATCACACTATGCCGTGACTGGGCTTTATTTTTATGACAATCAAGTAGTAAACATCGCCAAACAAGTAAGACCATCTTATCGAGGTGAATTAGAAATATCGTGTATTAATCAGTTTTATCTTGAATGCGGTAATCTACAAGTAGAATTGCTTGGCCGTGGATTTGCCTGGCTTGATACAGGAACCCATGAGAGTCTTTTAGAAGCGAGCTCTTTTGTACAAACGATTGAACATCGTCAAGGATTAAAAATTGCTTGTTTAGAAGAAATCGCTTATAAAAACAGTTGGATAAGCAAAGATATGCTTGAGGAGATTGGTAAAAAACTTAGTAAAAATAGTTATGGGACTTATTTGCTTCAACTAGTCGATCAAAACGATAAGAAGCCAATTAAATTTGATGTGGAACAATTGGTGGTGTGA